Genomic DNA from Brenneria izadpanahii:
TCATTCAGGTTGCGCGGTACGAGTGAGTAATCGGAAGGTAAGGAGAAATGATGAGACGCTATTTTATTGATGATGAAACACCCTGGGAAGAATTGGGCGGCGGTATCAAACGTAAGATCATGACCTGGAGTGATGAGCTGATGATGGTCTGCGTGCATTTTGAAAAAGGCGCCGTCGGCACGCCCCACAAGCATGACATCCACGACCAGATTGCCTATGTCGCCGCCGGTAGTTTTGAAGTCGTGATTGAAGGCGAAAAGCGTATCCTGAAAACGGGGGATGCCTACATGGCGGTCAAGGATGAAATGCACGGCGTCGTCTCTCTGGAAGACGGCAGCGTTCTGATTGACACGTTTTCCCCTAAACGCGCCGATTTCCTTTAAGCCGCTTCGCCGTTGGCCGGTGTCCGCCGGTCAACGGTTTCCTCGCCGTGCTATGAAATATGTTCGGCGCTGAGCTGTTGCAGCGAACCGAGTTTATGATCGGCCAAAACCCAGCGCGGGTCTTTACTGAACTCGGACTGCGGCACCACGATAGAGCGCATGCGGGCGGCTTTCGTCGCAATCATGCCGTTTACTGAATCCTCTAATGTTACGCATTGCAGCGGTGAAATACTCAATCCCTGCGCGGCATTTAAGTATACCTCCGGGTGCGGTTTGCTATACGGCAGGTGTTCGGCTGAAGCCAGAAAGTCAAAATAATGCGCTAAGTCGAACGTGCGCAAAACCTGCTTTTGCATATGCAGAGGCGAAGCGGAAGCCAGCCCGATCTTAAGATTTTGCTGACGGCAAAACTGCAGCGCATGTTCAACGCCCGGTAATAAAGGCCGGCGCTCATCCAGCAGTTCCATCGCCCGTTCAATAATCCGTTTGACCACCGTTTCCCGGCTTGGAGTGCTCCATGGCGCCAGCTGATACCAGAGATCGACGACCATATCGATGCGTAACCCCAACGTATCCTGCATGGATTGACGCAGCGACGTATCGATTCCCAACGATGCAATAACCTCAAGTTCGGCTATGTCCCACAAGGGTTCTGAATCAATCAGCAGGCCATCCATATCAAAAATCGCCGCGCGGATAGAAGAGTTCGAGGTCATGCCATCATCTCCGTAATAGATAAAATAAAGTTCAGATAGGTAAAACCGTTAGGATATACCTGATAGCTTTTAATATGCGGAACGCTATACTCCCGCAGCCCTGAAAAGAAGGGTATAAGTTAATTCACCGCTTATAAAGATCGCCGGCGATAAATTGTTGACTGATGATAAACTTACGGTAGGCTGCCTGCGATTAGCCGCGTTCGGATTTGCTTTGTCATGTATGCCAGTTACATACGGGTGCCAGCTCATGGGGATTACTCGGTCGCCGTCTTCCTGCATCTCGAAATTTATTGGGTATATACTGTTTGTTGTAAAAAATAGCGTCGTTTAGAAGGGGAACTCATGACGTATCAACAGGCTGGCCGTCTAGCCGTGGTCAAACGTATCGCGGGATGGATAATTTTTATTCCGGCTTTGCTGTCCACCATCATTTCATTTGCTAACTATCTTTATGCCTATACCCAGAAAAAACAGGGCATTGATGCGGTGTTGTTGGATTTTCTGCATCTGATGATCGATATGACGCGCTTTAATACACCGTTTCTGAATATTTTTTGGTACAACTCGCCGGTTCCCGATTTTTCGAACTTTTTCAAGGCCGCCAGCCTGATGTTTTGGCTGATTTATATCCTGATCTTTATCGGATTGGCGCTGCAAGGTTCGGGCGCCCGCATGTCGCGTCAGGTGAAGGCTATTCGTGAAGGGATTGAAGACCAATTGATTCTGGAAAAAGTGAAAGGCAATGAAAGCAATTCGCGCGAGAAGCTGGAATCACGGGTCGTGGTGCCGCACCACACCATTTTCCTGCAATTTTTCCCGCTCTATATTTTGCCGATCGTTATTGCTGGCGTCGGCTATATAGCGCTGCGATTATTGGGGCTGTTAGCCTAACGTCGGATATTCTGGCGCATTTATGCGCCAGAAACGCAGCGTTAATCGTAGAGTTGTTGTTCTATCGCTTGCTGGGCTTCGACAATATGTTTACCGCCAAATAAATTGGCGCGGTTAAGCAGGTAGTAGATCTGATAGACGGGCTGGCGTTCAATAAAATCCTTATCCAGCGGCCAGACGCTCTGATAGCCGTCGTATATCTGAGGCGGAAGCGCCGGGTACAGAGGCAGCATCGCCAAATCGCACTCTCGGTCTCCCCAATAACATGCCGGATCAAACAGATAGCAGCCATTACTGCTATTGGCGCAATTGTCTGGCCAGAGATCGCCATGCAGTAGCGACGGCTGCGGCTGATGTCCGGCTAATCGGGCTTCCGCGCGCATAATCAGGGTTTCGATATCACCGAAGTGCATGCCTTTTTCCGCGGCTAGCTGTAATTGCCAGCCAATCCGCTGCTCGGCAAAAAATGACGACCAGCGGCGCTGCCAGCAGTTGGGTTGGAGCGTCGTCGACAGGTCATTGTCAAAATCCAGGCCAAACTGCGGCTGATCGCTCCATTGATGCAACTGCGCCAGCTGCTCACCAAGGCACCAGGCGCTGTGGGCGTCCAGCGGTTTTACCGGCAGGTATTTCAACAGTAGAAAACTGTTATCGCGGGAACTGCCGACGCCGTATACCTCTGGCACCTTTACGGTATTACTGCGAGAGAGTAGCGCGAGTTGATCGGCCTCCGCGGTGAATTTCGGCAGCATTTCGCGCACGTCGCATTTAACGAATACCTCATGGTCGCCATAACGTATATACCAGGCTGGGTGGATCTCGCCACCTGATAATTCCCGGCGTTCCTGAATTTCAGCAGCACCGAGATGTTCTTCCAAAAGCCGGCTGATAGCTTGCCACATAAGACCATCCTCCCGTTGATGTCGCCTGATACCCGTTATCTTGATGCCTAGCGGGTAATATCGTTACGGTAATTCATTGAACTCTATAAAAACCGAACCTGTCGCACAGTGATGATGATTGATTACGATAGCAAAGAGAAAACCGGAGAAAAATATATCGCCGCGAATGAAAATAAAACCGCGGCGCTGCCCGCGGCGAAAACCGCCGGCAACGCCCGTGGAGTTATCAATCGGTTGAAACCGGCGCGACGGCGCGGCGGCGCGGTTTCAACTGGTGATAACCCAATGCGATGGTAAAAAACAGCGCCTGGACAATAACGATGCACGGCCCGGTCGCTCCGTCAATATAGAAGCTGATTATCGTACCGGCAATACAGGACACGACGGAAACCAGCGTTGCTACGATCAGCATACGGTCAAAGCTTTTGCATACCATAAAAGCAACAATACCCGGCGCGATTAACATCGCAATGACCAGAATAACGCCGACGGCCTGCAATGATGCGACGATGGTCAACGCCAGCAGGCAGAGCAATCCATAGTGTAGTAGCTTCACCGGCAGACCGATAACGCGCGCGTGATTAGGATCGAAGCAGTAGAGCATGAAATCCCGGCGTTTCAGCAGAATCACGAACAGCGTGAGGAAGGCGATCGACAATATTTGAGCCAGCTCCTGGGCGGTGATGCCCAGCACGTTGCCAAACAGAATATGATTCAGGTGCTGATCGGTATCGATGCGGGCGAACAACACCAATCCTAGCGCGAACATGCCGGAAAAGATGATCCCCATGACGGTATCTTCCTTGACCCGACTGTGATCTTTGACGTATCCGGTGGCGACGGCGCAGAATATGCCGGAGACGAACGCGCCGATAACCAGCGGGATCCCCAGCCAAAAGGCGACCACAATACCGGGTAAGACGGCGTGAGAAATGGCGTCCCCCATTAGCGACCAGCCTTTCAGCACCAGATAGCAGGACAGCACCGCACAGACCGCGCCAGTGACAATGGCGGCGATCAGCGCCCGCTGCATAAACGGGTAGGAGAGGGGTTCGATTATCCAACTCAGGATCAGGCTCATCGTGCATCCCCCGTTTGATCGCGGCGGCGTAAACGGCGCGACGCCAGCAGGCCATGTTTGGGCGCGAACAGAAATGCCAGCAGGAAGATGGCGGTTTGCAGCGTAACGATAACGCCCCCCGTGGCGCCATCAAGGAAAAAGCTCAGGTAAGCGCCGAATGCGCTGGTAAAGGCGCCCAGCGCGATAGAAATCAGCACTAAACGGCTGAAACGGTCGGTAAGCAGATAAGCCGTCGCGCCGGGAGTAATGACCATTGCGATCACCAGAATCGCCCCAACGGTTTGCAATGCCGCTACGGTACAGGCGCTGAGCAGGGTAAAGAAAATGATCTTCAGCTTCAGGGGGGAAAGACCAATGGAGCGGGCGTGGTTTTCATCAAAAAACACCGCCAGCAGATCTTTCCATAATAGGCAAAGGATCACGAAGGTAACGCCAATAATGATCTCAACCTGAAGGATATCTTCATCGGCGATCCCCAGAATGTTTCCGAAAATAATTGACTGCACGTTAACGGAAGTGGGATTGAGCGAGATGATGAGCAGTCCGACGGCAAAGAAGGTTGAAAAGATAAAACCGATCACCGCGTCTTCCCGCAGCCGGGTGATGTGGCGGATGAGCGTCATCGCCAGCGCCGCCAGCATGCCGGTGAAAAAAGCGCCGGCGGCATACGGCAGCCCCAAGGCATAGGCGCCCGCAACGCCAGGCACTACCGAGTGTGACAGTGCATCGCCCATCAGCGACCAGCCTTTGAGCATCAAATAGGCGGAAAGAAATGCGCAGACGCCGCCTACGATCGCGCTGACCCAGATAGCGTTAACCATGTAGTTGTAGCTGAAGGGTTGCAGTAAGGTGTCGATCATCTGGTTTCTTTCTCCCCCGGCAGGTTGCGGATAGCGGGAGGGTCGCTCTTGGTGGAGCCATAGAAAACAGCAGGGCGCTCGTCATCGGTCAGTACGGTCACCGTACGGGCGTCATCATCGTCATGGAGGTTAGGACCGCCAAGATTGATATGACGCAGTACGCCGCCAAAGGTTTTTTCGAGGTTACTTTGGGTGAAGGTACTGTGCGTCGGGCCTGAGGCCAGAACGGTGCCGTTCACCAGGATCACGTTATCGCAAAATTCCGGCACGCTGCCGAGGTTATGCGTCGCAACCAGAATCAGATGCCCTTCGTCGCGTAGCGTGCGGAGCAGATCGATAATCGCATTTTCTGTTTTTACATCGACGCCGGTGAAGGGTTCGTCCAATAGCAGCACGCTGCCTTGCTGCGCCAGCGCGCGCGCGAGGAAAACCCGTTTTTTCTGGCCGCCGGATAATTCGCCGATCTGCCGGTGGTGTAAGGCGGAGAGGCCAACGCGCTCCAATGATTCCGCAACGATGGCGCGATCCTGCTGGCTGGGAATGCGCAGAAAATTCATTTTCCCGTATCGTCCCATCATTACCACATCGGAAACCAGTACCGGAAAGTTCCAGTCCACGTCTTCGGTTTGTGGAACGTAAGCAACCAGGTTTTG
This window encodes:
- a CDS encoding manganese/iron ABC transporter ATP-binding protein; this translates as MSSDTTATQSLEVNDVSVTYSNGHQAIRHASFALNGGTICALVGINGSGKSTLFKSIMGLVKPTTGQVLLNKKPIIQALKQNLVAYVPQTEDVDWNFPVLVSDVVMMGRYGKMNFLRIPSQQDRAIVAESLERVGLSALHHRQIGELSGGQKKRVFLARALAQQGSVLLLDEPFTGVDVKTENAIIDLLRTLRDEGHLILVATHNLGSVPEFCDNVILVNGTVLASGPTHSTFTQSNLEKTFGGVLRHINLGGPNLHDDDDARTVTVLTDDERPAVFYGSTKSDPPAIRNLPGEKETR
- a CDS encoding metal ABC transporter permease → MSLILSWIIEPLSYPFMQRALIAAIVTGAVCAVLSCYLVLKGWSLMGDAISHAVLPGIVVAFWLGIPLVIGAFVSGIFCAVATGYVKDHSRVKEDTVMGIIFSGMFALGLVLFARIDTDQHLNHILFGNVLGITAQELAQILSIAFLTLFVILLKRRDFMLYCFDPNHARVIGLPVKLLHYGLLCLLALTIVASLQAVGVILVIAMLIAPGIVAFMVCKSFDRMLIVATLVSVVSCIAGTIISFYIDGATGPCIVIVQALFFTIALGYHQLKPRRRAVAPVSTD
- a CDS encoding fructosamine kinase family protein — its product is MWQAISRLLEEHLGAAEIQERRELSGGEIHPAWYIRYGDHEVFVKCDVREMLPKFTAEADQLALLSRSNTVKVPEVYGVGSSRDNSFLLLKYLPVKPLDAHSAWCLGEQLAQLHQWSDQPQFGLDFDNDLSTTLQPNCWQRRWSSFFAEQRIGWQLQLAAEKGMHFGDIETLIMRAEARLAGHQPQPSLLHGDLWPDNCANSSNGCYLFDPACYWGDRECDLAMLPLYPALPPQIYDGYQSVWPLDKDFIERQPVYQIYYLLNRANLFGGKHIVEAQQAIEQQLYD
- a CDS encoding cupin domain-containing protein; the encoded protein is MRRYFIDDETPWEELGGGIKRKIMTWSDELMMVCVHFEKGAVGTPHKHDIHDQIAYVAAGSFEVVIEGEKRILKTGDAYMAVKDEMHGVVSLEDGSVLIDTFSPKRADFL
- the hxpB gene encoding hexitol phosphatase HxpB; its protein translation is MTSNSSIRAAIFDMDGLLIDSEPLWDIAELEVIASLGIDTSLRQSMQDTLGLRIDMVVDLWYQLAPWSTPSRETVVKRIIERAMELLDERRPLLPGVEHALQFCRQQNLKIGLASASPLHMQKQVLRTFDLAHYFDFLASAEHLPYSKPHPEVYLNAAQGLSISPLQCVTLEDSVNGMIATKAARMRSIVVPQSEFSKDPRWVLADHKLGSLQQLSAEHIS
- a CDS encoding metal ABC transporter permease, which gives rise to MIDTLLQPFSYNYMVNAIWVSAIVGGVCAFLSAYLMLKGWSLMGDALSHSVVPGVAGAYALGLPYAAGAFFTGMLAALAMTLIRHITRLREDAVIGFIFSTFFAVGLLIISLNPTSVNVQSIIFGNILGIADEDILQVEIIIGVTFVILCLLWKDLLAVFFDENHARSIGLSPLKLKIIFFTLLSACTVAALQTVGAILVIAMVITPGATAYLLTDRFSRLVLISIALGAFTSAFGAYLSFFLDGATGGVIVTLQTAIFLLAFLFAPKHGLLASRRLRRRDQTGDAR
- a CDS encoding YniB family protein; this translates as MTYQQAGRLAVVKRIAGWIIFIPALLSTIISFANYLYAYTQKKQGIDAVLLDFLHLMIDMTRFNTPFLNIFWYNSPVPDFSNFFKAASLMFWLIYILIFIGLALQGSGARMSRQVKAIREGIEDQLILEKVKGNESNSREKLESRVVVPHHTIFLQFFPLYILPIVIAGVGYIALRLLGLLA